One window of Brevibacillus choshinensis genomic DNA carries:
- the dapD gene encoding 2,3,4,5-tetrahydropyridine-2,6-dicarboxylate N-acetyltransferase, which yields MNMMDANEIISFIQKSEKKTPVKLYVKGNLEGIDFGASAKAFINGNTGVVFGEWKEIEPVLAQHADKIEDYVVESDRRNSAIPLLDTKGIQARIEPGAIIRDQVTIGNNAVIMMGASINIGAVIGEGTMIDMNVVVGGRGTIGKNCHIGAGSVIAGVIEPPSAQPVVVEDDVLIGANAVILEGIRVGKGAVVAAGAIVIEDVPPYTVVAGTPARVIKQIDEKTRSKTEIKQELRQL from the coding sequence GTGAACATGATGGATGCCAATGAAATTATCTCGTTTATTCAAAAAAGCGAAAAGAAAACACCAGTGAAGCTATACGTGAAAGGCAATTTGGAAGGCATTGATTTTGGTGCGAGCGCCAAAGCATTCATTAACGGCAATACAGGCGTTGTGTTTGGCGAATGGAAAGAAATCGAACCGGTCTTGGCGCAACATGCAGACAAAATTGAAGACTACGTTGTTGAAAGCGATCGTCGCAATTCGGCTATTCCACTCTTGGACACAAAGGGAATTCAAGCGCGTATTGAGCCAGGCGCAATTATCCGTGACCAAGTAACGATCGGTAACAACGCTGTGATCATGATGGGCGCGTCCATTAACATCGGAGCGGTAATTGGCGAAGGCACCATGATCGATATGAACGTGGTAGTGGGCGGCCGTGGAACGATCGGGAAAAACTGCCATATCGGTGCAGGCTCCGTCATCGCCGGTGTAATCGAACCACCATCTGCACAACCAGTTGTCGTAGAAGATGACGTATTGATCGGTGCCAATGCTGTTATTTTGGAAGGCATCCGCGTAGGGAAAGGTGCCGTTGTAGCTGCAGGCGCTATTGTGATCGAGGATGTACCTCCATACACAGTAGTAGCGGGTACTCCAGCACGCGTTATCAAACAAATTGACGAAAAAACTCGTTCCAAGACGGAAATCAAGCAGGAGCTACGTCAACTCTAA
- a CDS encoding aspartate aminotransferase family protein, which translates to MDWRSLDEQYIVSTYKRLPIAIARGEGNYLYDTNGKGYLDLFTGLAVNVLGHSHPRILKALHEQGEQFLHISNVFLNQPAIRLAQRLIEQTIAGKVFFTNSGAEATEAAIKLIHKWTKAEGAGRDGIVVLRNSFHGRTLGAVRLTRQAHVYQDFPQPDFPVYELDAEDTEGLRALCQEAKPAAVLMEPVLGSGGVVPLSESFLRDVQAICQEEGMLFAMDEIQTGMGRTGRLFAYQHAGVTPDLILFAKGVGGGLPLGGVIAGTQLMNQFKPGDHGTTFAPSPLSAALGNAVLDELLDPSFVASVDEVIEYLWSGLEALRSRLPQQLQALRGKGMMVGIPLSVTPEEASRLQSDLLAEGILVDVTQKTIVRLLPPLTLTKDDVDRFLEVFTRQLTAASSAKEA; encoded by the coding sequence ATGGACTGGCGTTCGCTTGATGAACAATACATCGTCTCCACGTACAAACGATTGCCGATTGCTATCGCCAGAGGAGAAGGCAACTACTTGTACGACACCAATGGCAAAGGGTACCTAGATTTGTTTACCGGTCTCGCAGTGAATGTACTGGGACATTCACATCCACGTATCCTGAAGGCGCTACATGAGCAAGGCGAGCAGTTTTTGCACATCTCAAATGTGTTTCTCAATCAGCCCGCTATCCGTCTGGCGCAGCGCTTGATAGAGCAGACCATTGCGGGAAAAGTCTTTTTCACCAATTCCGGAGCTGAGGCGACAGAAGCGGCGATCAAGCTGATCCACAAATGGACAAAGGCAGAAGGAGCGGGTCGAGACGGGATTGTGGTCCTGCGCAACAGCTTTCACGGCAGGACGCTTGGAGCTGTTCGTCTGACGAGACAAGCACATGTGTACCAGGACTTTCCGCAGCCTGATTTCCCTGTCTATGAGCTCGATGCAGAAGACACCGAGGGGCTGCGAGCACTTTGTCAGGAAGCCAAGCCAGCCGCTGTGCTGATGGAACCTGTGCTTGGTTCAGGTGGAGTGGTACCGCTCTCGGAATCATTCCTACGTGACGTACAAGCCATTTGCCAAGAAGAGGGCATGCTCTTTGCCATGGACGAAATACAGACGGGAATGGGACGCACCGGAAGGCTGTTCGCTTACCAGCATGCAGGTGTGACGCCTGATCTGATTCTGTTTGCAAAAGGGGTAGGTGGAGGTTTGCCACTAGGCGGGGTGATTGCCGGAACGCAACTGATGAACCAGTTTAAACCAGGTGATCACGGGACGACTTTTGCCCCATCTCCACTGTCAGCAGCACTGGGAAACGCGGTGCTGGATGAGCTACTGGATCCGAGCTTTGTCGCAAGTGTGGACGAAGTGATCGAGTACCTCTGGTCTGGGCTGGAGGCATTGCGGAGTCGCCTTCCTCAGCAATTGCAAGCCTTGCGAGGAAAGGGTATGATGGTCGGTATCCCGCTGAGTGTCACGCCTGAGGAAGCGAGTCGTTTGCAAAGCGATTTGCTTGCGGAAGGTATTCTCGTGGACGTGACGCAGAAGACGATCGTTCGACTCTTGCCGCCACTGACGCTCACAAAAGACGACGTGGATCGCTTCCTCGAAGTGTTCACTCGTCAATTGACAGCTGCCAGCTCGGCAAAGGAGGCGTAA